In Calonectris borealis chromosome 8, bCalBor7.hap1.2, whole genome shotgun sequence, the genomic stretch CCTGAGAAGGCATTAAACACATAGATTGCTATAGAAATGCTGATTATTATTGTTAAAAAATAGTTGCAGGTTTAATCCTTCACATAAAATCCCCTGTTAGTTAACACGGATGTAGTCTGTTACCTGTATTATGATTTGTATCTTAGAATGAAACCGGCACCTGCACTTGTAGgaaaggaatcatagaatcacagaatcattcaggttggaaaagatcttcaagatcattgagtccaactgttagaCTAGCATTgtccaagtccaccgctaaaccatgtccctaagtgccacatctacacgtcttttaaatacctccaggaagggtgactccacaacttccctgggcagcctgttccaatgcttgacaaccctttcagtgaagaattttttcctaatatccaatctaaacctcccctggcacaacttgaggccacctcctcttgtcctatcgcttgttacttgggtcaaaatgggaatgggaatgggacaAAAGGAAGCAAGCAGCTGAGTGAGCCAAGGCTCAggtaatttcattaaaattaggTGGTGTCATAAGgcccaagagattttttttaaattatttttgagagaaaataatttaagggAAACTTTAAGTGTGCTAGCAAAAAGCACTAGCAGACGACGAACACACTTACCTATTCCGCAAGCATAATGAACATAGCACCAAATTGCCATATGCTTCAGTAAACTTCTGTAGAGCTCTCAGTCCCGTTACTGGTTCTGTGAACTTTTGTCTTGCTTCTGCGGCTGAAAAGAGCTTTTCAGCAATCTGCTCTGGGAAACCAATCAACGAGTCAATGTGATCAACATTGTCAGAAATGTAACCCAGCACTAGGCTGAAGAGAGACTTGGCCGAGTACCGGAGGTTCCCCTCCTTAGTGTACGTGAAGATGAAATGATCAGTCCTCTGCCTCCTTGCCCTATCGTCCTCCCTGTTCATACAAAGCTCCACCGAAAATCCTCTGGAAAATAGCCTAAAAGGTCTTGTTTTGGGAGTGACATTCTGTATGCCGCTTGCACCCTGATTTACCACGTGCAGCTTCCCATTTTCACGCACATATATCGGCCCAGTATCCAAATGGCTTTCTGAGTGGAGACAGTAAGACATTCCCCTCGTCCAGTTCTGCAAAAACAAACCATAGACAGGTAAAGAACAGCCACAGAGGAAAACACTACTCAGGAAAGACCCCAGACCCTGGCAGCTCTCCTCAACGCCCCGAGCGCGCACAGTCACGTAACCCTGCAGCGCAAGGAAGGCCAGGCTGCGTTGAACAGGGGTGTGCGCTGTCTGCCATCAAACCGCAAACACCACTCAAGTGAGAACTGAACCCagggctggcagagaggtgaAGAGCCTTTGCTCTGGCAGGGCCCTGCCACTCTGTGCCTGGTGCTGGTCAGTGGCCTGGGCTGGATCCCAGTCCCGCACAGGCACGGGCAGCGGGAGGGGGTCTGGGGCTGTGTGGGAAGCAGCCCCCACAGCTtggcctggctctgctgcaggcagggggggaggaggaggagcgcaAATGGCCGACTGCAGCAGGGCAATGGAGCCTGCTGGAGAATCTCCCTCCCTGGGAGGGTGGGCAGGCTCCTggtgccccttccccagcctagCCCAGCCGGTGCCGGGGGGCTCTGGTTTGTGAGGAGGGGTCCTGGCGGGGGCAGGAGGGCGCAGACCCTGCCATGGCCGCCGGCAGGGGAAGGACGGGATCCTGTCAGCTCCCAccctgaggggctgggggctcaggTCCTGCGGGCCGGGAGGAGATCGGGCCCTGCCTGAGGGGGGAAGGGGGTGCGGAAGGGATCGGGCGCTGCCCGGAGGAGGGGGGCCGAGAGGATCGGGTCCAGCCCTGATGGGGCGGGAGGGGAAGTCGGGCCCTGCCCGGGGGTTCCGTGAAGGGATCGGGCCCTGCCCGGGGGTGAGCGCGCCGTGATGGGAAGCAGCCCCGAGGGGCGCAAGGGGAAGggtccccgccccgcccggcccccggtcCGCCCCGGCCggcaggcgtggggcagggaggcgagcgccccgccggggccgccggcccggcccccacCTACCTGCCCCGGGAGGGGCCGCCCCGACGCGCCGTCAGCCGGGCCGCGGCTCGGCGCTCCCGCCGCCCATCCCGCAGcgcccgcgggcggcgggcggagccgcgccgggggcggggaccgggaccgggccggggccggggcggcgcggggcatgccgggagcggGGGCTGAGGGGAACGGGGACTGAGGGGCGGCGGGGTGCGCCGGCGTACGGTCCAGCCTCCCCCGCCCTTGTGCGGGGCGAGCTCCCCGCTCCCAAAcctcccgcccccgcggcggcagcccggggcgTGAGACTCCCGGGAGGCCACGGCACCGGCGGGGACCCGGGGAAGGGGGCGCCGGGGCCGTGAGGGGCTTTCGCTGCCCCGCGCTTGTGAGGCGCTTAGTCTGAGGTGGCGGGTCCCGCAGGACTCCGCCAAGCACCGCGCAGGCGGaacggcgggcgcgggcgggcggcgcgcagGGACGGCTTTGCGGGttgcgcggggccgccgccgttGCCTGGTAGCGGCAGGCCCGGCCTTTCCCTCCCCGCCGCTCCGCTGCCGGCCGCCGTGCGGGGATGAGGGCCGCCGACTGGTGCCTGAGCTCGGCGGGGGCTGCCCTCGTCCTGGCCACCTCCAGTGACGAGCAGCACCCCGCTGAGAACGTGGCGGACGGGTGAGGACGGCGCGGGGTGCTGAGGGGCTGTGAGGGGTGCGCGGGCCCCGGCGGAAAGCGGCTCCTCCGGGGCGGCCGCTCCCTCCAGAGATCCCTCCCGGTGCTGCCGTTACCGCAGCCCGTCACCGCCAGGCTCTGTGTTTTGCTTATCCGCTCATGTTGGCACATAATTTAACTCTTTTCTGGGACCCCCCGCCATTCGTGAGTCCCTCTGTGGTACTGCTCGGGTTCAGAGCCTGAACGTTAAAGTATTAATACCTCCAGAGAGCTTCCCCATTGTCATACAGGGGTTTGCTTAAAATACCTCAAATAAAAATggctttgcagcttttttttgtgtgtgtgtgcgtgtgataCATTTCAAGACGGTTATAGATGGAAAGCCGCAGGTGCgggttttgtccttttttctccaCAGAAGTTCAGAAACGTTTTGGACGACGACAGGCATGTTCCCACAGGAGTTCATTGTTGGTTTTCCTAAGTGTGTGAAAATCAGCAAAGTCGCAATCCAGTGTTATTTGGGTAAGACTTCATTTATTGCAGTATGTGATACATACTATgttaaaatgtgtgtgtgcacCTATATGTAAATTTTCACAGTAGTGTCACATTCTGTAAGTAGTCACTTCTAACAGATTCATAAAGTTTAATTTAATTCATAAAGCTTCATAGCTTAACAAAGCAATTGTCCTCCACATCCAAAgtttttcataaataaatcagaaaaaggtGGAAAATCTACCCCACCTGCACTTGTGTTCATATGGCATCTTGTATTGAGCTTGTAATTAACTGTTCTGTCGCACAGTGATGGCTGTTCTAATTTAATGGACAGGACTATAAGACTTACtcttttaatgatttattttgaatattgatttttataaCTTTGTAGGACAGAACTTTCTTAgtcttttttaaataatgtgaaagaaaatgtgagTTCTAAAATAGAAAGGACTGTTACAAGGTCAGAGCATGGAGACAGGAGCTTGACCATTAGCAGAGGCTACGCAAAAGACATAAAAACTTGTCACTGTTTGTCCAACCTGGAACATGAGGATGGTGGTTGTATTATAGTCCTACCCCGTAAGTTAGAGGAAGAATGGATTAGTTAATGCTTTTAAAGTGCTTTGTAGATGAAAAGTGATGCAATAAATATCATTATCAATAAAGAGTCAGAATTTGTATTGATATTttacatgtgtatatattttagtGCGGACCTTAAGGATTGAAAGAAGCATATCTAAAGACCCAGTAGGTTTTGAACAGTGCATTGAAAAAGGTAAGATTCTGAATCTGAAGCAGTGGGGATTTTGCGGGAATGATGTTGATCTTTGTATTTGCTGATTCATTTACCATTTCTAGGTTTTAGAATAACAAAGTTTGTGTTAGGCAAACTAGGAAGGATGCTGATTGACTTTTATTGTTACTACTGAGGTAATTCATCAGAAATAAAACTTGCTAATGAagcttgaaaatgtttttttcctggcaaaacaAGGGAGGATAACGCTAAGATGTGTGCCCTGGCAGGTGTCTGAAAACAAGATCGGTCACATCGTCAGCCTTTGGTAAAGCCTCATGACCTAGACTGCTTTTGTTCATTTTAGTTAGTCTTGGTTAGTATTTTAATTGCGTGTTCACAGGAATCCctgttttcctgcaaaaattGCTCATGATGTTATACCACGGAGTAGTTCTCACAGTAACTTAATTACATTTTCGCCTTAGCTGCCTGAATAATTTCAGTGATGCTCTTCTGGAGGGAACTATCACTTTTTGCATACATAATATCAAATTCTTTGGGTTCCCTGTTGGTTTCTTTGAACATTGAGTGAAAACATGGACATTTTGGAAAAATAGCCAGGTTTTCGGTCATGTAGCCTGGTGCTGTATAGCACCATTTTCCCAACTTGAAGAAGGCATTTTTAGATGGATAATGATAAAGAAATACACTGGGAAGCAATATTCTTTATTCTAAAGTTAAATCTCAATTTTATGCCCTTGACTAAGTATACATGGTCTGTAAAATTATGCTTATAAAATTGAATTTAGATTTTAGTTAGGTTCTGTTTAGCCATACAGATAAAACCATCCTTTTTATCATTGTTGATACGCTCTAATTTTTTCAGTGAGTCTCTTTAACCCCATGTCTATTTGTTGAGTAGTCAAGTGTGGCTTGATGATTATTTTATTAGACGTAATAGATGCATTTAAATGAAGTTTATGAACACTGATGGTCTGTGTAGCAGTTTGGAAATGTAAAATGCTGTATAAGGGCTAAAAGCACTACTTGTGCACTCGCTTTTATGTtccaaaaattaaaaccagacttACATAGTATAATAAAGTGCCATTTCCTGCattgtttggttggtttatttttgttttgtttttttttttttaatgcctcttgGGTGACATTTTATAAAACAGTGTAATGACTGGGATATATACACACTGGGATATTGCAAAAAGTATTTGTTCTCTTGAATCACCttgtaaaaaaagaacaatttctatACGCAGTGTAAGTTCATGGTCCTTAAACTTTCTTGAACTCTGAAGTCCAGTGAAAACTTTTCACAGCATTGCATGTTGTTATTCactatttgctttaaaatgtattttctagatTTGCAACACACAGAAGGACAGCTTCAAATGGAAGAATTTCCAGTGAGTATTTACAGTGTACGTCAGTAGTGATTCATGACATGGGATCTCTAGACTAACTGGGGGGAAACCATGAAAAaccaaaacatgtatttatttacaattaTTGTTAAATTGATGATAGATATAGGAATTCATAGATCATGGTATAAAATTGCACTTCCCAACTGCTCCTTTGTAGATTATGGTATGAAATTGCACCTGCCTACTGCTCCTAACTGTGTGAAAGAGCTCTTTCAGACGTGCGGCAATCTTTCCTCCTTCCATTGTTGCCTTTAAGGCTGCAGTATTCGGGAGGGATAGGACTTTTCTGGATTGCTGTCATCTAAAGAAGCTCTGAGGCTGGGTAGATATTCAAAGAGCTTTATTTATGTATAACTCAGTAACAGACACAGAAATATCTAGATCCTTCTAACAAACTTCTGCAAACGTTGTTTGACAGTTATGTTACTACAGAGAATGcagtaacttcttttttccttctacagCTTCCTGATTGCCAAGCCACTTACTTGCGCTTTATCATCAAATCTGCCTTTGATCATTTTGTATCAGTGCACCGGGTGATGGCAGAGGGCATAGCAGAAGACACTTAAGTCCAGCTTAAATTTGTAcctcaattttttttataaagaagttATATTTTGATATCTGTAGCACAgagaatatttattattaaaacccTGATTAAAGGGGTTTTTGAATATACGGATGTAGTATGTATTCCCCACCAGTTTAATGTATGTAATGCAGTACTCCTGTTAATTGTAGTAACAGCTTTCTAGTTTCATAACCTAGGCTGTTACCCTAGAACACTTGAAGATAACTGAATCCATTTAAGTTAGTATGTTTATATCAGGCTTTCTTAATATATGAATTAAAACTCGATTTCCTGTAAAATGTTTCCCTTGCACTCTgagttaaatagaaaaaaaaaatgtgaaatacctAAATGGGAGGTATTACTTGCTACTGTCAAACAAGTCCTTCAAAAGTTCTTAAACTGGTAACTTTCTCATCAACTCAAACTGTTCAAGATTAATAGGATGAATATAAAAGTCTATTAATGCTTAGAAATAACGGGGGGGTGGTCAGGGAAGGAAATAAGCTGAAGCCATATGAGGTGCTGTGATAGATTTTTAATAATTGCAGATCAATCCcttgtttctataaatattttctaCAATCAGGTCACAGCTGTCTGTGCTTTATGCTATGACTGTCATAACAAATATTAATAGAAACAAACGCTGATAGAGATTGTCTTATTCAGAAGCcttttgaagtcagtgaaagtGAACATTTAGGAAGTATGTATGTATAGAAGAGAAAGAGAATCTTAATAATGTGAAATCAGTTGTTTTGCATGCCAGTCGACTTTTGCAAATGTCACTATTCCTGAAGTTTATCCTGCATGGTATTTCTTACAAATGTAAACGTTGGTTCAGTCCTGACAGCTCGATGGACCCAACTACTATTCGTTACTGCATGTGGTATAAGGTGGTAAGATACTACAGTGCAGTAGTTGGTGTTGTAGTGGTGAGACTTGAAAACCTCTATACAAACACATAATGGACCACATTACAGATGCTCTTTAGGTACAGATACgttattctttttcttgtctccattgttatttttaaattcttttttttcttcttatgtctATGAAAACTTATTCATTGAGCTTTTTTGTCCAGATAGTCTTTACTCTGAAgtcctcttctcttctttttctatttcagtttttccaggATGGCGCGTATTTCCTGGGGGTGATAATTCCAAGGCCCCACTCCTCCCTGCAAAGGCAACAAAATTATACAGTGAGGCTCAAGTAGACAAAGCAGAAGTGCTTTAGAGCACAGCAGCTGCACCAGAACTGTGGGCAGGTGTGCTTGGGCTTCCTTTGCCTGACAGCCGTCACATGGGAGATGGTGTATGCACAGGTTACACCCTGCTGTGTAACTGGGACAGGGCCAACGACTGAATCCTGGAGCTGCAAAGCGTTCCTGGATCTCACAGGTTTCCTAATGAGCCAAAAGATAAATATTTGAGCAAGACTGAGGTGTACCTCAAATATATACATTATAAAGGCCCAGACTGGTTTTCCTGCAACTCCTTTTCTCTCCACAGTTACAGTGAATTGTGAAATTTTTAGCTCTCAAACAGAATGAAATACTGACTGTTAAAACATTCtcaaattattctgaaatttaaaaaactcAGTATATTGTGCTCATTATTATTGTTGATATTTTTTACCTTGTAGATGACCTTCCCTCCTTGAAGTAGATACAGTCGTTCTGGCAATGCACCGTATTTTGAACTGCTCAGGTTTTCCATAGTGTCTAAAACCACTGGAcataaaggattatttttctgaagaaattgtgCTGCAATTTTTCGATCTTCAAGGCTTCTGTGATTTTTAATaacaatattgtttttaaaagcccATCCATCTAAAACAAACGAGAAAGGGATTTAGCAAGGAACATTTTGAATAGATGTTAAGGGTGGAGATGTACTGTGTGTCATATCCCAAAACTGTGTTAAAAGGATACTGCAATTCACTCCTAACACCAAAACTTGCCATGAAATGAAAGCCCCCCTCAGAGTATGAGAGCACTAGAgcttttcaaataaatgaattttcaaaaaaattcaaatacatttttctttaatttcagcaAACTGTATTTTCCCCTTGCCCTGGATTCAGAAATATTTGATGtattttagctgaaattttcCCACATAAATCAACCCTAGAAAGATATCAGGTGGGGGACATACATCCTATTTGGGTAAAGTTTGTCAAAATTATTGGCACAGAGGGGATTTTAAAATGATAAGTAGTGCTATGAGCTGATACTCGTTCATTTAGCACAGTTGCAACAATAGTACTGTTCATTCTGCCTGATTCCACTCATTAAGCCTATAAAGCAAAATTTCAGATCTGTGAGAAGTGAAACATTTGAGCCAGGTCACACCTTCCTTTTTCAGAAATACGCAAACACACATTTGCACACAAGTCTTCCTAGTGAAAGGTTTTGATAACTGACTTAGTTGTTATCTGTTCCTCAACTACTGAAAGTGATGTATTGTTAGAAAACTTGTAAATCTTACATTTTAGAAAACCACCTTAACCCTGGGATAAAATGAGTGCCAATGTGTTACTTAGAGTCCAGTGTAGGTAAAagagtgtgtgtgtttgctaaATTTTTCAAATGAGAGTCTGCATCCTGTTCTCGagactttaaaaatgaatttttttttttaaaacacgtaACATGCTGGCATTGTACACTTAACCTTTGTTctatgaaatgcctttttttttttccttccaaaaggaCCTGTACTAACACTGAGAGGAAGTTTTGTAAAGATACAACTATGTGCTTCACCCTCACAGAGATGAGTGTTTTCAGCAGGAGTACCTCGGTGTAAAGTCAGATGTGTGAGTAAAATCTTTGGAGAATGAGGGACACAAACTGGTGCCTAGATCTGGTGTTGCCACTTTTGATTTGAGGaagatttctttcccctttgcagtTCCCTCCTTTGCTTACATACTTTTCTTCCTAAAGGGAATGATAACGTGTCTGAAGTTTTGGTAGGCATTACTGTGATGTTTGTACTGTACCTACTGCGTGAGCTTCTTCGATGTAGATGATAAGGAAATCTGCTATTGAGCTGAAATCTTTGATGAGCTTGTTGAACTCATCAAATTTTAATATAAACGAAGGTCAGGTGCAACTTCCAAAATTCAGGATTAAAGGTCGGTTATCTGGAAACAAAAGGGACAGTTTGTGGTTAAATCAGCggagggaggaaggacagaattaaattaatgcaCTGAATTGAGCCTCTGCCACAGAGTTTCCTGGGCCACAGTAGGTAGTCACTTAACCCATAACTTTCTTCTTAGGACATTAAAATCGGcagcagaatcatagaatcattaagttggaaaagacctctaagatcatcgagtccaaccgtcaacctaacaccaccatgcccactacaccatgtccctaagggcctcatctacacgtcttttaaatacttccagggatggtgacttaaccacttccctgggcagcctgttccaaggcctgaccactctttcactaaagaaatttttcctaacatctgcATCTATGCAGAACAGGCataaagatgctttcttttccccagccTGGCTCTGACCTGTGCCGGACCCAGCAATGAACTTATCCAAGGGGGACCCTTTCCTTTGTAAAGCCCGTAAAGGCAGGAGGCACCGTGTAGTCACACAGCTTCTCTCGTGTCCTCATCACAAGAGCCAATTCTCAGGTTACAAACATTTTGGGATAGGAACCTGATCTAAAATGGATATACAGCACGTGGTGCATCACGGCCTCCTCCTTCCTTAGCACGAAGGAACTTCAAAAATACTAAACATGATCATCTGCAAGGTTTTTCAAAGGACAGTGGTTCAGAAATGTCTTAATGCTGTTTAATGAACCTATTGGAtgtgtcttgatttttttcagaggtaTCAGTTCTAGCTGAGCTGAGAGGAAGCTGCAGAATTTTCAGTCATGCATCACAGGCTTTCATGCTTTCAATGTATTTCTGCAATTTCCTGTCCAAACAGAACTCTGGTTATATATTCTTATTTATTAAACTAACGTTACACGAGCCACTGGCAAAAGTGTCTCCGCAGTTGCTTACAAATTAACACAGTATGTGCCCACAGGTGTTAGCATCTGTTTGCAAGGCCTCGATTTAAGAGAACTTGCAGGATTTTTAAGCACCTCTTTTAGTCTATGGTCATGCTAAATTATCTGAAATTTGTTCAAGATCTTCCTTCTGGCTGGGCTTAACTGCAAAAACTGCTGCTAACATAGATCCACATCCTAAAGAATCTAATAAAGGGGGTACCTTCCTGTAGATCGCGTGTATCTCTCTTCCAAATTTGCATCCtattttctacattaaaaaaaaccatatatgtatatatatataaaattagaaaagcagagttagagAAGGATGTAATCCCTTCCATGGGGACAGAAACTGCAGCTTAATGATTAATTCCACATTCTACAGAGATCTCAGTGGGAGGCAGCGGACAAAGTACAaagcaacttctttttcttctgctttatttctagCCACTTTGAATGTGGAAAAAACCACCATGTGCTTTCTAGGCTTTAGgctggctgagggagctggtgtgGGACTTTACGTATGGGGAATGACAGCCAACACTTGTGAATCGCTGTACACGGTTCCGATTCTGGGTCTTCTCTCCCTAAAACAAATTATTATCTTGGCTTTCAGTGAAGAGGTATTTCCAGGCAGAGTCAGCTTTTGCAAGAGGTTCATAAGCTTACTGGCGTGAAGGGATATTGTAGCCAGGATGATAAACACaggttatttttgaaaatcaagAGGCAGGCAGCTTGAATGTGCTGCATCTTTTCTGTCAAATAAGCGCTGCTAGCCTGGTCTGCTTCGTTGTGCACACTCATCCCGGCTGCCTGTCCCTGTTCCCTCAGCAGCCTCTTCTTCCCATTTATCGTCTTAGCAAACCAAACCCATCTACGCGGCTGATTTACTGACCTTGCATGAAATCAAAGAGGTGACGAACTTCCCCGTTGAAAGTCACCACCGGCGTGTTGGGAGCAGGATGTCCCTCATGGGCTTCATCCTCCAGCCTCTTCCACTTCACCTTCAGCACAAAGAGCAAATACTTGAAGCTGAAAAAAGTCGGACCCCAGTTTTCGTAGCTGAACTTTGGATTCTCGTTCATTCTGCTCTTTTCGCCCTGTTTGAGGATGTATCTTTTCATGGCATTAGGGAACAGTATCATCAGTGTTTTGCCAATGACAACGCACGTGGTAACGTGCAGAAGAATCAGGACTTTTTGTAGGAATACCCTGACGCCAAACATCGTGGTGGAGGAGGTCTGACTGCTTCCAGCGGGAACGCAGCACGACAGCAGGGGCAAAGGTAGAGGGCGAGGGGGGGGAAAGCGTCCACGTGTTTGGCCAAATTTTTGCCTTGCCTTGCACCCCGTCACCTCTCTGTGGAGTTCAGCATCTGTGTGAGCGAAGAGCCCGTCAGCTGCGCTATCTCCATCTACACCAAAGGCATTAAACAGATTTTCAGTGCTAACTGCACAGTTACAGGGCTTGTTCACAAATACGTCGTGTATTTTACTAATGAGAGGAGCTGAATGGGGATGTTTTCCCAGAACCACCggctaaaagaaaaaattacgTTAGCAGTGCCCGAGGGTCTGATCCCGCCAGCAGTTACGCCATTAGACCCTGCACGTGCCGGGCTCGGAGCTCTCAGGTTTTCCTGCAGGACCACCGATGCCGACGCTGGGGGTCTTGGACTGACGCAGCCGTTTGCGTTGGGCATGTGCCGTGCACACAGTGTCCTGTTCCTACAGCTCTGCCTCCTTCGGTGCTCCGCTGCACACCGGTGTTGGTCACTTTGGGGCTGGAAGGATACCCCAAAAATATATACACCccagtatatataatatataaattatcAAAATATATACTATACATatataatagaatatataaacaTGTAACTGTGTATAATCTGtaggtgtgtgtatgtatgtatataacaTGACAAACATAGCAGCCGGTGCCCCGTTCCGGTAACACCCGCCCAGCAGGGCTCCGGACGCCGGGGCGGCGCAGCCCCAGGGCCTCCCCCGGGCGCCGCGGGCTCTTTAAggggggcgggcggaggcggaAGAGGAAGCACCGCGTGGCCTCTGATTGGCCGGCGCAGCGAGGGTCGCCGGTATGTTTCTGTCGAGCCAGAGAGGCGGGGGAGGAGAGGCGAGCACTGGAGCTGCTGATTGGCTGTCACCGCGCAGCGCCTTGCTGTCCCTTTAAGGGAGCGGAGCGGCCGCTGCCGGGAGCGGTTGGGCTGCGGAGTCCGGAGGTGCGGGGCTTCCCTGGTCCTGCACGGGGCCGCGGCCAACCCTGGGCCGGGGGACAGGGCAGGCACAGGCGGCCTGGGGCAGCGGCCGGGGACGCGAGCGGCAGCTGGGCCTGGCCCAGGCGGAAGGGGAC encodes the following:
- the IFT25 gene encoding intraflagellar transport protein 25 homolog, with the translated sequence MRAADWCLSSAGAALVLATSSDEQHPAENVADGSSETFWTTTGMFPQEFIVGFPKCVKISKVAIQCYLVRTLRIERSISKDPVGFEQCIEKDLQHTEGQLQMEEFPLPDCQATYLRFIIKSAFDHFVSVHRVMAEGIAEDT
- the DIO1 gene encoding type I iodothyronine deiodinase; its protein translation is MFGVRVFLQKVLILLHVTTCVVIGKTLMILFPNAMKRYILKQGEKSRMNENPKFSYENWGPTFFSFKYLLFVLKVKWKRLEDEAHEGHPAPNTPVVTFNGEVRHLFDFMQDNRPLILNFGSCTUPSFILKFDEFNKLIKDFSSIADFLIIYIEEAHAVDGWAFKNNIVIKNHRSLEDRKIAAQFLQKNNPLCPVVLDTMENLSSSKYGALPERLYLLQGGKVIYKGGVGPWNYHPQEIRAILEKLK